From a single Rutidosis leptorrhynchoides isolate AG116_Rl617_1_P2 chromosome 5, CSIRO_AGI_Rlap_v1, whole genome shotgun sequence genomic region:
- the LOC139850337 gene encoding serpin-ZX-like, with translation MFKFLAKKKNTQPSNKNQTHVSITLSNHLLNRSRNSNVVFSPLSIHVVLNVIAAGSKGQTHNQLLSFLKAKNINELNALSSQLVSTIMVDGSPVGGPRLSFANGVWVEQTVSLKPSFKKVVETVHKAACNQVDFQTRAGEVAKEVNLWAERQTNGLIKDILPASAINNSTRLIFANAIYFKGAWCEKFDPSNTKDFDFHLLDGSKVLVPFMTSKKKQFLSKYDNFKVLALPYENGNDKRHFTMYIYLLDVKDGLPSLIQRVGSQSDFLERHVPHQKVEIGQFLIPKFKISFGFEASDMLKELGLLLPFSSTEGLSEMGNTYADEKLNVSSIQHKSFVEVNEKGTEAAAVTAAVMMKCALKETYDTVDFVADHPFLFVIKEDTSGAVLFMGQVVNPTIN, from the exons ATGTTTAAATTCCTAGCAAAAAAGAAGAACACTCAACCATCAAACAAAAACCAAACCCATGTTTCAATCACACTTTCAAATCACCTGCTGAACAGATCCCGCAACTCTAACGTTGTTTTCTCTCCGCTTTCAATCCATGTCGTTCTTAACGTGATCGCGGCTGGTTCCAAAGGCCAAACACATAACCAATTGCTATCTTTTTTGAAAGCTAAAAACATCAATGAACTCAATGCTCTCTCTTCACAACTTGTGTCCACGATCATGGTAGATGGTAGCCCGGTTGGTGGGCCACGGTTGTCTTTTGCAAATGGGGTTTGGGTTGAGCAAACTGTTTCTCTTAAACCTTCTTTTAAAAAGGTTGTGGAAACTGTTCATAAAGCTGCTTGTAATCAAGTCGATTTCCAAACCAGG GCTGGTGAAGTAGCTAAAGAAGTGAATTTGTGGGCGGAAAGACAAACTAATGGTCTCATTAAAGACATCCTTCCTGCTAGCGCAATTAACAACTCTACGAGGCTAATTTTTGCTAATGCAATTTATTTTAAGGGAGCATGGTGTGAGAAGTTTGACCCATCAAACACTAAAGACTTTGACTTCCACCTTCTTGATGGTAGCAAAGTTTTAGTACCGTTCATGACAAGCAAGAAAAAACAGTTCTTGAGTAAATATGATAATTTCAAAGTATTGGCACTTCCATATGAAAATGGTAATGATAAACGGCATTTTACAATGTACATCTACCTCCTAGATGTAAAAGACGGCCTCCCATCTTTGATACAGAGAGTCGGCTCACAATCTGACTTCTTGGAGCGTCACGTTCCACACCAAAAAGTAGAGATTGGGCAATTCTTAATCCctaaatttaaaatctcatttgggtTTGAAGCTTCTGACATGTTGAAAGAATTAGGCCTCTTGTTGCCTTTTAGTAGCACGGAAGGTTTGAGTGAAATGGGCAACACTTATGCGGATGAAAAGTTAAATGTTTCAAGCATTCAGCATAAATCATTTGTGGAGGTGAATGAAAAAGGTACGGAAGCTGCAGCAGTCACTGCAGCCGTCATGATGAAGTGTGCATTGAAAGAGACTTATGATACGGTTGATTTTGTGGCAGATCATCCATTTTTGTTCGTGATTAAAGAAGATACAAGTGGAGCTGTGTTGTTTATGGGTCAGGTTGTTAACCCAACCATCAACTGA